A single genomic interval of Pyrus communis chromosome 5, drPyrComm1.1, whole genome shotgun sequence harbors:
- the LOC137734272 gene encoding protein argonaute 4A-like produces MERLNPDGLELPPPPPIIPPNVVPIVAEEKSLELFKKASAPKRVPMARTGNGTKGQKIPLLTNHFKVAVNKSDDYFFHYSIAMSYEDGTPVDGKGIGRKVLDKVKQTYAMELANKEFAYDGEKSLFTVGPLPHNRLEFTVVLDDVSSTRRTASPGGGSNRADSEGDRKRVKKQFQSKQLNVLINYATKIPMQAIVNAIRGQDSEHFQEAVRVLDIVLRQNAAKQGCLLVRQSFFHNNPRNFADLGSGVLGCRGFHSSFRATQGGLSLNMDVSTTMIVKPGPVLDFLMLNQNVKTPYQIDWTKAKRMLKNLRITTYSSKMEYKITGLSDRPCKEQRFFLKSKKGQDGDGEEITVSKYFAVYKNLPLRDSADFPCINVGKPKKPSYFPLELCDLVSLQRYTKSLTNLQRASLVEKSRQKPQERMSVLRDALRTSNYDADLMLRSSGVSIGADFVHVEGRVLPAPKLKVGNGEDFFPRNGRWNFNNKKLVQPVTIDRWAIVNFSARCDTRNLVSNMMKCGNMKGIAIKEPFMLFDESNQHRREPAPVRVDKMFEYIKSKLPGPPQLLLCILPERKNSDIYGPWKRKNLSELGIVTQCIAPTKVNDQYVTNVLLKINAKMGGMNSLLSVEHSPSIPLVSKRPTLILGMDVSHGSPGRSDVPSIAAVVSSRHWPLISRYRAAVRTQSPKVEMIASLFKPVSDKEDDGIIRELLMDFYATSGSRKPDQIIIFRDGVSESQFNQVLNVELDQIIEACKFLDETWSPKFMLIVAQKNHHTKFFQTHSPDNVPPGTIIDNKVCHPKNNDFYLCSHAGMIGTTRPTHYHVLYDELGFSADDLQELVHSLSYVYQRSTTAISVVAPICYAHLAAAQISQFIKFDEMSETASSHGGGVTVPGAVPVPELPKLHKNVINSMFFC; encoded by the exons ATGGAGCGCTTGAATCCCGATGGACTTGAACTACCTCCACCTCCACCCATTATTCCTCCAAATGTTGTCCCAATTGTGGCAGAGGAAAAGTCTCTTGAACTATTTAAGAAAGCATCAGCTCCAAAACGTGTTCCCATGGCAAGGACTGGGAATGGAACCAAAGGGCAAAAGATCCCTCTTCTGACCAACCATTTCAAAGTGGCAGTAAACAAGTCTGATGATTACTTTTTCCATTACAGT ATTGCGATGTCGTATGAAGATGGAACTCCAGTTGATGGTAAAGGCATTGGACGCAAGGTTCTTGATAAAGTCAAACAGACATACGCAATGGAGCTTGCCAATAAAGAATTTGCTTATGACGGAGAGAAAAGCTTGTTTACCGTTGGCCCTCTTCCTCACAACAGACTTGAGTTCACAGTTGTATTGGATGACGTCTCATCAACCAG GAGGACTGCAAGCCCAGGAGGTGGCTCCAACCGTGCTGACAGTGAGGGAGATCGGAAGAGAGTTAAGAAGCAATTTCAATCCAAACAATTAAATGTGCTGATCAATTATGCTACTAAAATCCCAATGCAAGCAATCGTGAATGCAATACGTGGCCAGGATTCAGAACATTTTCAGGAAGCGGTGAGGGTTCTTGATATCGTACTAAGGCAGAATGCAGCAAAACA GGGTTGTCTTCTTGTCCGACAGTCTTTCTTCCACAACAATCCAAGGAACTTTGCAGACTTGGGATCAGGTGTGTTAGGCTGCAGGGGTTTTCATTCAAGTTTCCGAGCCACCCAAGGGGGTCTATCTCTTAATATGG ACGTATCCACTACAATGATTGTAAAACCTGGCCCCGTTCTAGACTTTCTGATGCTAAACCAGAACGTTAAGACTCCTTACCAGATCGATTGGACGAAG GCTAAGAGAATGCTGAAAAATCTAAGGATCACAACCTATTCATCTAAGATGGAGTACAAAATCACTGGACTGAGTGATAGACCATGCAAAGAGCAGAG GTTCTTCCTGAAATCGAAAAAAGGACAGGATGGTGATGGAGAAGAAATTACGGTTTCTAAATATTTTGCTGTCTATAAGAACCTACCATTGCGGGATTCAGCAGACTTCCCATGCATCAATGTTGGGAAACCAAAGAAGCCATCTTACTTTCCACTTGAG CTTTGTGACTTGGTTTCACTGCAACGCTATACAAAATCTTTAACCAATTTGCAAAGAGCTTCACTAGTGGAGAAGTCTCGGCAGAAGCCCCAGGAGAGGATGTCAGTTTTGCGTGAT GCACTGAGGACTAGTAATTATGATGCTGACCTGATGCTTCGTTCTTCTGGAGTGTCAATTGGTGCTGACTTTGTGCATGTTGAAGGCCGTGTATTGCCAGCTCCAAAG CTAAAAGTTGGGAACGGAGAGGACTTTTTTCCACGCAACGGGAGGTGGAATTTTAACAACAAG AAACTGGTACAACCTGTGACTATAGATCGTTGGGCTATTGTCAATTTCTCTGCTCGCTGTGACACTCGGAACCTGGTCAGCAATATGATGAAGTGCGGAAATATGAAAGGAATT GCCATAAAGGAACCATTTATGCTATTTGATGAGAGTAACCAGCACAGACGTGAACCAGCTCCCGTTAGAGTGGATAAGATGTTTGAATACATAAAGTCAAAACTTCCAGGACCACCTCAACTTCTGTTGTGTATTCTTCCCGAGAGGAAGAATTCTGACATATATG GTCcatggaaaaggaaaaatctttCTGAGCTTGGGATTGTAACACAGTGCATTGCTCCTACAAAAGTGAATGATCAGTACGTCACAAATGTGCTCCTTAAAATCAATGCAAAG ATGGGTGGAATGAATTCGTTGCTAAGTGTGGAGCATTCTCCTTCTATTCCATTGGTTTCCAAGCGCCCCACTCTGATTCTCGGTATGGATGTGTCACACGGCTCACCTGGGCGATCAGACGTGCCTTCTATTGCAGCG GTGGTGAGTTCCAGGCACTGGCCCTTGATTTCTCGTTACCGAGCTGCTGTGCGTACTCAATCACCAAAAGTAGAAATGATTGCTTCTCTGTTCAAGCCTGTGTCAGATAAAGAGGACGACGGCATAATCAG GGAACTGTTGATGGACTTTTATGCTACTTCAGGAAGCAGGAAGCCGGATCAGATAATTATTTTCAG GGATGGAGTGAGTGAATCACAGTTCAACCAAGTCTTGAATGTGGAACTGGATCAGATTATTGAG GCCTGCAAATTTCTTGATGAGACTTGGTCTCCAAAGTTCATGTTGATTGTTGCACAAAAGAATCATCACACCAAGTTCTTCCAGACGCATTCACCTGACAATGTTCCACCGG GAACCATCATAGACAACAAAGTGTGTCACCCCAAGAacaatgatttctacttgtgcTCTCATGCTGGGATGATT GGGACTACTCGGCCTACCCATTATCATGTTCTGTATGACGAACTTGGGTTTTCAGCAGATGACTTGCAAGAACTGGTTCATTCTCTGTCTTATGT GTACCAAAGAAGCACGACAGCCATATCCGTAG TTGCTCCAATCTGCTACGCCCATCTAGCTGCTGCCCAGATTTCCCAGTTCATCAAGTTTGATGAAATGTCGGAGACTGCCTCAAGCCATGGTGGTGGAGTCACAGTTCCAGGTGCTGTGCCCGTGCCCGAGTTACCCAAGCTGCATAAAAATGTGATCAACTCCATGTTCTTCTGTTAA